The Triticum aestivum cultivar Chinese Spring chromosome 3A, IWGSC CS RefSeq v2.1, whole genome shotgun sequence genome includes a region encoding these proteins:
- the LOC123057578 gene encoding putative E3 ubiquitin-protein ligase SINA-like 6, with the protein MQDEGEAEDALVAAESMAPIQIDVRMDVTLLHCQGCHLPLKPPVFKCDAVGHVVCYYCRAGHRAVCSRANTHCGQLDKVVGAAKVPCPYKAFGCERYVVFHEAADHQRVCHCAPCTCPESACAFVGSRAMLANHFTADHQRPAVTVRYGRSWCLSFSLSHGWHLLVGEEDRSVFLVSLCPLGPGTAMSLMCIRPDGEAETGPRFWCKLSIERRGGDKNYDLVLMTSPVISNAMFTCALALGQGMFLVVPQELLSGDTLTLSVRIDLIQPAAVAPKSTTLQARAPRRMQ; encoded by the exons ATGCAGGACGAAGGCGAAGCAGAGGATGCGTTGGTGGCGGCGGAATCCATGGCACCGATACAGATCGATGTGAGGATGGACGTGACACTCCTCCATTGCCAGGGCTGCCACCTCCCACTCAAGCCCCCGGTGTTCAAG TGTGATGCCGTAGGGCACGTAGTGTGCTACTACTGCCGTGCCGGGCACCGCGCCGTCTGCAGCCGTGCCAACACCCACTGCGGCCAGCTGGACAAGGTGGTCGGCGCCGCCAAGGTGCCATGCCCCTACAAGGCGTTCGGCTGCGAGCGCTACGTGGTGTTCCACGAGGCCGCGGACCACCAGCGCGTGTGCCACTGCGCGCCCTGCACCTGCCCGGAGTCCGCATGCGCCTTCGTGGGCTCCCGCGCAATGCTGGCCAACCACTTCACCGCCGATCACCAGCGCCCCGCCGTCACGGTCCGCTATGGCCGGTCTTGGTGCCTGAGCTTCTCCCTGTCGCACGGCTGGCACCTGCTCGTCGGGGAGGAGGACCGCAGCGTGTTCCTCGTCTCCCTCTGCCCGCTCGGTCCGGGCACCGCCATGTCACTGATGTGCATCAGGCCGGACGGCGAGGCTGAGACGGGCCCCCGGTTCTGGTGCAAGCTCTCCATTGAGCGCCGTGGCGGCGACAAGAACTACGACCTAGTTCTCATGACCTCGCCGGTGATCAGCAACGCGATGTTCACGTGCGCGCTGGCGTTGGGCCAGGGGATGTTCTTGGTGGTGCCCCAGGAGCTGCTCTCCGGCGACACGCTCACCCTCAGCGTCCGCATCGATCTCATCCAACCTGCCGCCGTCGCTCCCAAGTCAACTACACTGCAGGCCAGGGCGCCGAGGAGGATGCAGTGA
- the LOC123057579 gene encoding protein DETOXIFICATION 16-like produces MELSMEPALPSAKGTAVAVNLLLATSEAKRQLRLAGPLIVGCLLQSVIQMISVMFVGHLGELALASASMASSFAIVTGFSFLTGMSFALDTLCGQAFGASEGQMLGVYKQRAMLVLGLASLPIAAVWANTGAILLHLGQDPEIAAGAGTYIRWMIPALFFYGWLQCHVRFLQAQKLVVPVMLSSGATAVSHVLVCWALVYRLRLGIRGAALANAVSYLTNVSILAVYVRVSPSCKKSWTGFSFEAFHGLIPFLKLAVPSALMVCMEWWSFEVMVILSGLLPNPKLETAVLSICLNTNSLVCTVPNGLSSAISTRVSNELGAGRPRAALLAARVVIVLAFLVGTSEGLLLVLVHKVWGYAYSKDQEVVSYVATMMLILAVSVLFDGLQYVLSGIVRGCGQQKIGAFVNFIAYYLVGIPAALIFTFKCHLGGKGLWLGILSGLVTQTLLLLFISFGTTDWDKQAMNAKDRISTSPPAEP; encoded by the exons ATGGAGTTAAGCATGGAGCCGGCGCTCCCCAGTGCCAAAGGCACGGCCGTGGCCGTGAACCTGCTGCTGGCGACGAGCGAGGCCAAGAGACAGCTCCGCCTCGCCGGGCCACTCATCGTGGGATGCCTGCTGCAGAGCGTCATCCAGATGATCTCCGTGATGTTCGTGGGGCACCTCGGCGAGCTCGCGCTGGCCAGCGCCTCCATGGCCAGCTCATtcgccatcgtcaccggcttcAGCTTCCTG ACGGGCATGTCGTTCGCCCTGGACACCCTGTGCGGGCAGGCCTTCGGGGCGAGCGAGGGCCAGATGCTGGGAGTGTACAAGCAGAGGGCGATGCTGGTGCTGGGCCTGGCGAGCCTGCCGATCGCGGCAGTGTGGGCCAACACCGGCGCGATCCTGCTGCACCTGGGGCAGGACCCGGAGATCGCGGCGGGCGCCGGGACGTACATCCGGTGGATGATCCCGGCGCTCTTCTTCTACGGGTGGCTCCAgtgccacgtccggttcctgcaggCGCAGAAGCTGGTGGTGCCGGTGATGCTGAGCTCCGGCGCCACCGCGGTGAGCCACGTGCTGGTCTGCTGGGCACTGGTGTACAGGCTGCGTCTGGGGATCAGAGGTGCGGCGCTGGCCAACGCTGTGTCCTACCTCACCAACGTCTCCATACTGGCCGTCTACGTCAGGGTCTCGCCGTCGTGTAAGAAGAGCTGGACGGGGTTCTCTTTCGAGGCGTTCCACGGCCTCATCCCCTTCTTGAAGCTCGCCGTGCCATCCGCGCTCATGGTCTG CATGGAGTGGTGGTCGTTCGAGGTGATGGTGATACTCTCGGGCCTTCTCCCCAACCCCAAGCTCGAGACAGCCGTCCTCTCCATCTG CTTGAACACCAACTCCTTGGTGTGCACGGTCCCGAATGGGCTCTCTTCGGCCATAAGCACGCGCGTGTCCAACGAGCTCGGGGCGGGGCGGCCACGGGCGGCGCTTCTGGCGGCCCGCGTGGTGATCGTGCTGGCGTTTCTGGTGGGCACGTCGGAGGGGCTCCTCCTGGTTCTTGTGCACAAAGTGTGGGGCTATGCCTACAGCAAGGACCAGGAGGTGGTCTCCTACGTCGCCACCATGATGCTCATCCTCGCCGTCTCCGTCCTCTTCGACGGCCTCCAGTACGTCCTCTCAG GTATCGTTAGGGGCTGTGGACAACAGAAGATTGGTGCTTTCGTTAATTTCATTGCGTATTATCTAGTTGGTATCCCTGCAGCACTAATTTTCACCTTCAAGTGCCATCTTGGTGGAAAG GGGCTTTGGTTGGGAATATTGAGCGGATTGGTGACACAGACGTTGTTGCTTCTTTTCATTTCCTTTGGCACCACTGATTGGGATAAACAA GCAATGAATGCAAAGGATAGAATTTCCACGTCGCCGCCTGCAGAGCCATGA
- the LOC123057577 gene encoding putative E3 ubiquitin-protein ligase SINA-like 6 codes for MEMELPNLNGPVKQEIVVHDAAAQGRGGGGGAIAEASEHGMRGTEATPTPTVRIEANMLDCPICSSPFKPPVFQCKGGHLACGSCVAKLPWKQCQRCDHGGDFHGCPFVDAFVSSARMKCDHHGCGRQVTYHKLDDHKSACPLAPCRCPVPGCGFEGPPPALPLHLSAIHSMPVHAVQYGKVLQLEVPVSEPRRLLFAEEDGRAFLVVGGSLGLGVPIALSVVCIRAGASPPPHYMAKVWANGPPAVANDRTDAVRAEFHVTSSKEPGTVAVEELTFLTVPHKLLAGAGPSRTVSLHVRIDKVTS; via the exons ATGGAGATGGAGCTGCCCAATCTCAACGGCCCGGTGAAGCAAGAAATCGTTGTGCATGATGCAGCAGCCCAAGgaagaggaggtggtggtggcgcaaTCGCGGAGGCGTCGGAACACGGCATGAGGGGGACGGAGGCCACGCCCACGCCCACCGTGAGGATTGAGGCCAACATGCTTGACTGCCCCATCTGCTCCTCCCCCTTCAAGCCTCCCGTCTTCCAG TGCAAAGGCGGGCATCTGGCTTGCGGCAGCTGCGTCGCGAAGCTCCCCTGGAAACAGTGCCAGAGGTGCGACCACGGCGGCGACTTCCACGGCTGCCCCTTTGTGGACGCCTTCGTCTCCTCGGCCAGGATGAAGTGCGACCACCACGGCTGCGGCCGCCAGGTCACCTACCACAAGCTCGACGACCACAAGAGCGCGTGCCCGCTCGCGCCCTGCAGGTGCCCGGTGCCCGGCTGCGGCttcgaaggcccgccgccggcgctccccCTCCACCTCAGCGCCATCCACTCCATGCCCGTGCACGCGGttcagtacggcaaggtgctccagctcgAGGTGCCGGTGTCGGAGCCGCGGCGcctgctgttcgcggaggaggacggccgcgcgttcCTCGTGGTCGGCGGCTCGCTCGGCCTGGGCGTGCCCATCGCCTTGTCGGTCGTGTGCATCAGGGCGGGGGCGTCCCCGCCGCCGCACTACATGGCCAAGGTGTGGGCGAACGGGCCGCCGGCGGTGGCCAACGACAGGACCGACGCGGTCCGAGCGGAATTCCATGTGACGAGCAGCAAGGAGCccggcaccgtcgccgtggaggagctgaccttcttgacggTGCCACACAAGCTGCTGGCTGGGGCTGGCCCGTCCAGGACGGTGTCCCTCCACGTTCGCATTGACAAGGTCACCTCCTAA